Within Aricia agestis chromosome Z, ilAriAges1.1, whole genome shotgun sequence, the genomic segment gtttggaagtcggttcaaaataattgtaataaaatattatgatattttataatatgtatttaatttaagaataaaatataatatactatgtgtgttgtttactttcaacgtttactttcaatgtaaggactgatttaccagatagattttacctgagtaataaataagtaactttataatgtgttaagtgtaaattatttatccctataagaacctcatgtcataacatatccgacgattgaaaaatcattccaaaagaaaatgtgtatctacttttcaatcgtcacctttttttgccaattaaaatttatgatacctaatttgaaatacaaatctatcaaagttgcatattatttatttcttatagaaactcaggtaaaataactcgaacggactaaactatcgatagcaaaatactatactatcgatagtaaaatatacatcactagcacacgcacacattgacagatcaaaaatggtcacgcattttcgagttgtcaggtggtctttacgacagtatatattatgtctatgatctatatagaaaatgacaatatttttgacagggagccaccgccatgtttcgccgagtacagtatagtaagaAGTATGTTGATATattatagggtgtaacaaaacaaagtgaattGATGAAAAATGAAAGTCttgagggtgtgtatgagtctaAATATAATTCGCTGTTAAAGTTGCAGAGCTGaaagataattttatttgtgattTGGGCAAGCGCGGAGCGCCCCAGAGTCGGGAAATGatctaagtatatttaaataatcggccaagtgcgagttggactcgcgcacgaagggttccgtaccgttatagagtttGAGATTGTGAGTCGGGAAAGAACGTGCGGCTACCAAATGACAACATCCAagatattactgcaatgttttgacACTAGAGACAGCTAGagacagcaccagcacagacagagacagtaaacaaaaagttatgtTCGATGTTTGACAACGTTCctgttgtggcggtacccacaattcgcctaacaatcctgcatcgcgctatcgaagtttcggataacggcaagatatatacaacgtctgaaatgacgtcaatgggcttcggcctgaccgagcatgctatctctctcggtcggaagatcttccttttcggccaccactaacaacgttaaactgTCGTCTGTCAATTGATACAACATCACGcggtgtgcaacatgtcggattttggtcggattgtttactgtgTGTGCTAATAGCACCTATTGCTATTCCTCCGATCTTTGCGTGATATTCCCTATTACTCCATTATGTGAATGTGCCGAGGAATATGAAATATCAATATAGAGTATGTTCTAGGTAGGTAGAAGTGAATTACCTTTTTCATAATCTCGCGGCGGTGTCCCTTGCAATGGTTTCGTGGTTATTGTGATCGGCTCAGACAACTTGACACCAGCTACAGCTCTTTGCTTTGCTAGGTCTTCATAAATTCTATTGAAATTTCAAGAATATTATGTGAAGTCTACACTGAGAGAAAGCAAATATTCGAAAAAGAAAATTCTGAAATTGTTACATGAGTATATTTTATGGACATTTCAGATaaatccatagtccatacatcatattatattcttacaCTCTATAGTCTACATGCTACGAACTACCTAAACATATGTTGGTGGGACAGGATTGGGTTATCTAGATTTCAGACAGTAATTACCAAACCAAGTAAGATTCGGCAGAGACCATTGAGACGATAAGCAGATAGACGATAAAATTTAACTTAAGCGTCGATCGGCGACTTCGATCCATCGCAATTCCCAACTAAAGTGATTTGTTATGAGAGTATCTACCTACCATTGCGATGAATCGCAACAATTGAAAGCAGATAagatacaattaaataattttcttcgaAGGCAGTTTATAAGGGCCGATTTATAAGACCTACGTCGCGTCCGGGCGAACGAGGAGTTTGAACTTTGACCGCTACTACTTGTactactattatctattcttatTTCTGTGCCGCTACACCTATCACAATTTTATGTAAAGATTTATTTAACTATATAGCACTCAGCATGCAGTATCTTGTGATCgttgtgtagcggccaaaccgctctgtcacgcggacgcatataaatagAGACTTTAGTGTCGTAGCACCTagacctccatcgtgggtatcgcagacacaatagattttcaattggtgTTTACATACGGCACCGCAACGGCAGCGGAACCGCCACCGTGGTGCCGCTGCATTAttcatccttgtatttctatgggcCTTTACACAAGGCGCCTTGTGTAAGGTAAGGGCCCATAGAAATTCTCAAttcactcatcagtcatcagtaatttaaaatactttgcaggcgtaatcatgccgaacttcagccgcgttttttcggcctagtgtgttttaAACAcagtgtttagacacttagtcaTTGCAATGCGTGAGGATCTATTCCGACTCCCTTTTTTTGGTTACCTTTTCGCGACATTTTGCAAGACGTCATCATTGAATACTTCCTCATCACTTCTGAAGTCTTCAAGAGGAGGACTGgcataatacattttattactcTCTATGGCCCGGTTGTATTTCTCTAAAGCCGTCTTTAACTCCTGTGCGTTTCTCAAACAGGTTTTGTTATTGTCGTCCCATTGCCGTTCTAATGTCCTATTATTGTGTAATCAGTTAGAGACACATTTAAAACTTATCAGACGGGGACAAAACTTTGTATACTTAACTAAAATATTGTGTAAACCGAAAAcagatttttattagtaagcaTTAGGGTAAgcataaagaatttattttgtttttaacataCCTCAAAACGTAAGCTTTGGGCAACGTTTTTTGGATATTATTATCCGCCGGTGCGATGGACTTTGGTTCGTACATTTTGTATGGGCGCATCCAGTGATAGAAACCCTTACCATCATCGCGTTTTAAATGTTTGTAAGCCAGACACCTTTGCTCATTGGAAAACTTTGAATTCATTTTCCATTtctgtatataaataataatcggaaTTTAGTTTTTGCTAATAATTGCTAATAGTTTCACATAGAGATATGTTTAAAAGAACTTATTACTTATCAAACTTTTACAAAGCAATTGCAAAGAAGATACCTCAGACGCCGTAAGTTGTATAGGAGTAACAATAGAGAGCAGATTACGATTGTCACCAAAACTCTTATATACTTTACTAGAAGACCACTTCGTATCAGAAATAGTTTTTTCGTACTTCTTTACCAAGTCACCATGCACTAACTCAGCGCAAGACAGATCTCTACAATGTTTGCATCTATTTCatgatctatattctatataatTGTAAGTGACTATTTATTATTCTACTcaaaatacattaaatataGCATACCTCTTCAGTATAAAAAACTTTACTGCCTTTGCTTCCTGCAACCGTTTCCATTCATCCAATGATGTTTCTTGAACGGTTTCTTCCCTTTCTTTAGAAACATCACTCTCTGTTACACTAATTTCACCGCTCGAGTCAACTATAATGTCGTTTTCAAAGGAATCTTTCATACGTAACCACATATCATTAGAAGTTTCATGATCTTTAATGTTGCAATTAATATCGACGATACAAACGTTTTCTCTATGTATTCGAttggataatatttttaatagctCCCCACTAAAACTGGCACTTGTGTTGTCATCGAAATAAACATCATAATCATTATCATGAGTTAAAGTTAGTAGCATTTTGTTAGGGGACTCTATGGATGTACTATTGTTTGATCTATTTATTATAACCGTTGAATAGTCAGGGTGTTCTATAGTGTAGACTATTTGGATAGATAAGTACAATTCATCTTTGTTTATTATGATTTGCTCATTGAAATCCAATTCATAAACCGAATACTCCGGATAAATATCTTCACTTTCTATTATATAACTTGTCGTGATTCTTGTTTTATTTGGATAGGTGGTCACTAAGTCTCCATctttattaagaaaaataatagtACCATCACTTCGTTTTGTTAAGACTTCCCCCAAGTAATAGTCACTGGCCGTTCGTGACAGCAGTTTTCGTTCCTCAAGTAACACATCTTGGGTCCACTTTTGACGAAGACCACTACAATCGACTGTTTCATACTCGTGGAAGATAAGCTCAGAATCAATGTTTTCGAGCCTTGATGGACCTCGACCGTCATCCTGTATTTTATGGTCGGGCTGTTTGTTTTGTGCATCGCCCTCTTTACGGTTatgtttttctatatttttattatattttccagAGCTCATTTCAtcatattgtgttttttctgCGTCTAACTCGCTTTTAGTTTTTGTTTCGTATCTCGAAATAATGATGTAAGCACCTGCTGGTTGCAAAACTTCTATGTTGccgtttttcttaaatattattacttctcCGTGCATACTAATACATCTTTTATCTTCAGAACTATCAGGAAGTGATAAGGAAAATGATTGCCTAATGTAAGAAATTTTAGTGTTACTATTGTTCTTAACAGTTTCTGTTATGAGACCATTTGGCCAAACTACCTGTAGCGTATAATCAACTACTCCGGGTCTTTGGTTTTTATTACCATCAGTTGAAATGTTTGTCGattcatattttgtttcagaATGTATTTGTTTTTTCACACTGAGAGAAATGTCATCTTTTGTAGATATTCGAAATGTTTCTCTACTCTCTGCAGACTCAGTAGCACCCCCTACAATTCTATGTATCCAAAATTCATTTTTGTCGACGACTATACTCAAAGATAAATATTTTGAGTCACTATGTAAAAATGAAGTGTATTTAGTAGTAATAATCGATCCATCTTTTGAAAAATATACAGAGTTTTTACCAATAGCTTCAACCCTACGATCAGACAAATCATATCCATAAAATATTTCTTGCAATGATTCTTCCACGCTAGATTCAGATGATGTTAGGAAAGGTTCCAACATTTTTGATCGCCTAGAGAGTCTTGATAATATACTAATTCTTGAATGTAGCTTAGAAGAAGTCATAGAAAAATCCTTTATTACAGATTCTTGTGCCTCTGGACTGGACTTAAAAAAAGAATCTAAATCACGTTGCTTTAGtgaactttccattaataagtCAAATTCATCTATGTCGTCACAGCAGCCAGGTACTGCaatttttttcttctctttGGTCACTTTTGTCGCAGTCTTGTTCATTCGTAGCTCATAAAGCTTTTCTTCATTTTGGATCCAGTCATATTTCTCGTCTAAAACAAACTCAAAAAAGTCCTGCAAACATATCGGTGTGGCTATGTGTCCACGCCACTCTTCTTGTGATAAGCCTGTATTATTGCAACGGTtccaaaacattaaaatta encodes:
- the LOC121739074 gene encoding uncharacterized protein LOC121739074, producing MGKVKEHVDEDVNWQSNIEKRKLNDDNWNVKVIMIEASEIEQENMYLKEFEKGAEKGNRFVIKNISKIETLFMIKQLGGQNKTPRVFMEAQSHLKDNKSIPPEILALIIKHLILTMKDEYSYVVQQKLAVSEGLKNESEIMINKAEIKKKVDTRNKKSADSSSAKHKSNVEKKSSSNIIEADESKKYHTLLRIRGEEWRDKEYLEDFPEEGPNLYVALTGFTEPYLPGCLIRIGVPLIAIVKLVIDPKTVRTPSRLSKNIKSDTDLSKKCRMFWEGLKFCRSGCDRYILKNTAMIVFSPSLFDEDINVYDPDVIVNNQEKIYNELCYLMYDLQDLTRQHAHFLNNFEVTLVPDEKPNERLQRDYLRVNNKTPLDSATVYSILDSMLETVSITDTLKETYHDKVVAKNYAMKKKNSLQAETFIAEVFCKLRNTDVDKKEFRVTERNEFENDNNPTIIHFGDRLRYNTFHLGECNLQDAVRSTLQGLPVVHIWHDFEKLSGKNQARINFHINLLSSFFDRKLEIPELTRLIQILNCTKLYNSRDKFYDQNSQFSSKNYNRRLLLKRSLMVEPLAQDSMIKTANFNSPLHQKLIQLTNHDIQILSKEKSVQESLSQEEWRGHIATPICLQDFFEFVLDEKYDWIQNEEKLYELRMNKTATKVTKEKKKIAVPGCCDDIDEFDLLMESSLKQRDLDSFFKSSPEAQESVIKDFSMTSSKLHSRISILSRLSRRSKMLEPFLTSSESSVEESLQEIFYGYDLSDRRVEAIGKNSVYFSKDGSIITTKYTSFLHSDSKYLSLSIVVDKNEFWIHRIVGGATESAESRETFRISTKDDISLSVKKQIHSETKYESTNISTDGNKNQRPGVVDYTLQVVWPNGLITETVKNNSNTKISYIRQSFSLSLPDSSEDKRCISMHGEVIIFKKNGNIEVLQPAGAYIIISRYETKTKSELDAEKTQYDEMSSGKYNKNIEKHNRKEGDAQNKQPDHKIQDDGRGPSRLENIDSELIFHEYETVDCSGLRQKWTQDVLLEERKLLSRTASDYYLGEVLTKRSDGTIIFLNKDGDLVTTYPNKTRITTSYIIESEDIYPEYSVYELDFNEQIIINKDELYLSIQIVYTIEHPDYSTVIINRSNNSTSIESPNKMLLTLTHDNDYDVYFDDNTSASFSGELLKILSNRIHRENVCIVDINCNIKDHETSNDMWLRMKDSFENDIIVDSSGEISVTESDVSKEREETVQETSLDEWKRLQEAKAVKFFILKRDLSCAELVHGDLVKKYEKTISDTKWSSSKVYKSFGDNRNLLSIVTPIQLTASEVSSLQLLCKSLISNKFF